From the genome of Toxoplasma gondii ME49 chromosome XII, whole genome shotgun sequence:
CCTTAGGTCTAGTAGTACATCACAGGGCGCTCGGTGTACACGTTTTCCAGTATAGTGTAAAACTTTGAGTAGACGCAAAGGCACCATGTAGTAGAACACGTCGGAATCAAGAAAACACTTTGCTAGCGCCATTTTGGCGAATTTCTTTGTGTACCGAGCCCAGCGgtctctcttgcctcttgGCGCTCGATCAACTCACCATTCTCTGTCGGTCTTTTTAGCGTTGAGAAAtttgtgttttctgcgtttttctcggcgCTCGCGAACAAAATGGTGTCGCTGATTCTGCCGCCACGCAAGCCGCCAGGTGATTTCAGTAAGCacacaaagaggaagagggaaagTTGGAAAGAAACGCCACAGAAAGTTCGACACGCCATTGTGTTGCCAGTGTCACGTattctctgcctctctctacGCTTCGCTTAAACATAAATGTGTGCACGCATATCTCTTGCATACATCGATGTATATGGaaacatgcatgtatgcacgTGTATTTGGTTTCGCTGTttcgaagagaaagatgcGAGTGAAGAAGTCTCTAGTTGTTCCTTCAGAACGGGAAAACTGCTGCCGTCGCTCTTGCGTTTTcgtcctctgtctgcttGGCAGAAGAATTCCTGCGGCGTGCGCAGTTAAGAgccagagaaggaggcgtcttcagcgaggagagaatgGACAAACAAGCGTGAAAAAGCAGCCTGTCGCCTTCGAAACAGCAGTGGTGTACACGCCCACACAGCGAGATTCCACGAGGACCTAATCTCGCAAAAGCTTGCAAAGGAGAGCGTATGTTTGCGTCCTTACGCACCGTCGAACGAGAGAACACAAGCCACAGAGAGTCACTGACACACCTGCCGAGCATCCGACATCTACCTGTACTGACCAAAGGGATTTAGAAAGGAACATAAGCGAAAAACCCAACACACCGCCACAATTCTCGAGTGTTTAACTACCTTGGAAAAAGTGAGACAGacctttcgtttctctcggggTGCGAACAAAAGCCGCTACTCTTGCCTTGCGATTTTGAGCCTGTGGATTTCCACGACGGAGTCGACAGGAGCTCTGCCAAAAGTTTTTGGCTGCGGAAGAAAAGCCAGAGAAACTGACAACAGCGGAACTAAGAAGGAAACCCAGTTACGTGGGATGAAGCACATACACACTGTGGGAAGGCCGATGGAACACAAAGGAATGTGACACACCTGTCGCCGCAAGGGACTTCAGAACTTCAGAACCGCTTTCAccgttctctcgtctttccatcttctccctgtATCGACTCGAAAACGAGTACAGAACGAAAGGTCTCCGCGTGCTAGTATCCACGCAtgcttgtgtgtgtatgtgtatatcaGTATCGTCCATGGAGGTTTCTTCCCCTGACTCATTGAACCGTGAAACTGGGAAAGCTGACCTAGGTTCCTGCTGTGATTGTTCACTGGCGCGAACAAAAGCGAGGCGGTTCTTCCTGGTTTTCCCCGTTTCCCCGTGCGTGCAGTGCGTCGCTTCTTGTTCGGTGCTGGGCCCGCTGGTCTGTAGGTTCTTTCTTTCCGGCAGGCTCACTCCTGGCGAAAGCGCGAAAGGAAAGGTGTACCGAGGATccgcgtctgtctgtgtggcCTGTTTCTCGTGTTTTGCTCAAAGTCTCTGTTATCGAGGAATCAGTTTGAGGAGAGCTGAGTGTGCATCCGCGTGTACGGCGCTTTTGCTGAGCAGATTTCTTCCGACATTTGCTGCCTCACGCGCatgttttgttttttctgtctctctgtagcGAGGTGCATGCTCCTCCTTTCGCGAAGAGCCGCGCGAACTCGGCTCGGGGTGTTTGGATTCGTTAACACACGAGTCGAGAGTTGTGAAAAAACACAGCGGGGAAAAAGACAACCGGGATGGCGATTCCCGTGCAAAGCGCACGACACATGGGGGTTTAGGGGCGGTTtgtcgaagagaaaaaggagccgatccctcgttttttcttttgaaaAAACATAAAGAGGTAACACAAGAAAAACAATGCAAAGGTCCCCACCAGACGAGGCCCCCCTCAACGGCAGACACAGGACGGCCTTTGCTGTCGCTAGCTGCAGGGTTtatgtctcctctctgaagAGAGCAGCACCGCACTCCCTGAGGCGATCCGAGAGGTGTGTATACGGGACAAATAAgtagagaagagagaccgaaATCTGACAAAGACGCCCTCTtcctcagagagaagagaacactGAAAAGAATCTGACACCAGCGCATCTCTTTTCTACTCTACCTGATCCCACGGTGCGCGCCGTTCACGCGAAGACACACGTCCACGCGAAAGAGTCGCGAATACATCGGGACGACGGTAGTCACACACGCACATACGTAGATATATTTTCCTCTGGGATACGCCGTCTCGGCCGTCTGTGGGTCTACAAAGTATCCACACTGGTCTGCGCACAAAACTTATCGCTGTTCTCGCGGCGACAAACCCGCGTGTCGAATGTCTGTTCGGGTAGCTGCTTCACTTTTCTCAAAATGCATCGGAAACGTCCCTCCCCACAGGCTTTGCAGCTGTCGGAAGACCCCTGTGACTCTGCGTGGAATCGCAAGAGACACAAGGACCCCTCCCAGGTGCCGCTACCCTCCATATTTGTATCGGATGCAGCGGctgttcgttttccttgGAAACAAATCAGAAATGTGGAAAACGGCGCGCATTCTCAGAGGCCTTCGAAAGACCACGTGGAACGCATGTACCGCGTGCACCTCTGCATCTCAGGCTTCCATCCAGAGGGACGTCTCGAGGCACTTTGTCGCCCTTGCTACTCCGTCACTCCTCAAACGTACGCTTCGCCCgtctggattcctctcctgGGGTCCGCAGTTCCCTTTCCCCAATTTATTTCATGTAGCGAGAGAGACCGTtcgcgacagagagcgacaaaAAGATGGTGGCGATGCACAAACCGATCGTTCCGACCACGCGGACGAAGACGTCGCGACCCGGCATCTTGCCCATCTCCGGAACGGGGTAGTAACGAACCTCAGGCAACTGACTGACGAAGTTGAAGGCATCGATCTGCAAAGGCAAGGCATCCGCGCAACAATTCGAAACGAGACTGCGTACAAAGCCTTAAAGGCATTCAGTTGCCGAGGCGATACAgtgaagaaacaggaacaaACGGTAAGAATTGAAGGCATCCCTTCTTTCAAAACAAACAATGGGGACTAGAGGCATCGCTTCTTCGGACCGACACAGccgaagaacaagaagaaaaaacacattGTCGGTGCACGAGAACTCGGATGCGCATACGCCCGAAAGTCACCATCTAAGTCGACTCATCACAGCTTCACGCGTCGCATGTGAAGAGGAAATCTATCGGTTGCTTACGGATTTTCTCTCGGGGCGGTTCTTCAGAGGCTGCTTGTGAGTGTAGAGAGTCTCTCCTGTCGTTCCGCTGACGAGGCGTGTGACCAGACCCTCCGCCGTCAActcgaagaggcagaaaccgGTTTCGCCTGCGTAGTACAGGCTCCCAGAGTGCTTGACGATGGGGGATCCCGCGGCCTTGGAGCCGGCACCGCAGCTTACGTGGCTGATGTTGTCGTCCTGacagagaaagtggagatgCGGGGGCGAAAAACTCACATAAACGTCAAGGAAAACTAAGGGATTCCAAAGAAACCGACTTGGCTAGACTCCTTCGTAGAAACGAAGTTTCTGAGGAACCCACGGTCACCCCATCCCGACGAACGGAGTTCCACGCTCTCTCCGAGCTTGTCCGTCTGTTCTCAGTTcagttttcgtttttcactGGGGCGAAGCTGCAGACCTATCTAGACGCTAGACGCTGCGTCGCCCTCCCCCACACGCTCTGCATCTTGAAATTTTCATGCTGAAGGCTGAAATACCACTTCACCACAAAagcgtctctcgcttgcgTCGGACccaaacagacacacgcgcGTCAGTGGACTCCCACCACGGGTTCTCGACTCACAGAGATGACTTCGAGGCTGAAGTCGTAGCCGGAGATGTACGCATCGacgttcgccttcttcagcagaGGCTGGAGGTAGTACTGGAGCATGGAGTCACCCTTGGAAGCGCCACTCGAGTAGACGGCGCGGTCAGCCACCACGATGATGTAGTCCAGAATCTTGGGAGCGAGCTCGAGGGTCTTCTCCAGGTCCGCCCAGGCGCGACTCGTCACGTTCGAGAACgggaacgacgaagacagcACCCAGGTGTCAATGAAAATCATTCCCACACTCATGTCCTTGTGGCCAGAGTTGATGAATGCACCTCCTGCAAACGAACGCACGCGGAAAGGACGAAAGGGTCCTCCAGTAAAAAATCGAAAAGGATCAAATCGTCCATATGCCAGCTGGACGCTTGTGGAAAACACATCTACCGACATGATCCACGTACagtgagagaaacgcagataCGGACCACGGTGGAGAAAATAGCTCTGCTGTTTGAAATGCGAACAAAGAACAGAAGCCAACAGAAGAGTCCACGAGCGCATAAGAAACGAAGCTCGGAGGGTTCGTTCGCCTCCACACTGGTTGTGTCTTCCAACTTGACTACATCCGAGTCCACGTGTCTGCGCGTGCgaaggtatatatatatatatatatatacgcatatatgagatagagaaacggaagaaggaTTAGAGACGACACGAGCCCGGAAATAACATGAAAGTCCGTATGTCTGGTGTTACGCAGATGCGAAGACTTTAGAACGCCATCGTTCCCTCACAGGGAGCATTTGGGGCGCCAGACGGAACGCAAGAGCAGAATCGAGAGTCTGTAGCGAAGCAGAGGTGCGTGTGTGCGCCGAAATTCCACACTTCTCGCCGTTGGTTTTTGTAAACACATCCACATGTTTACCTTTGCACAAGCATTCACGTTTTGCCCGTTATACCTCTGTCTACGAATCTTGGATTTCTGTATCTTCTGGCTTCAAAACTCGCGCACAGCAGGGAATTCCACATGTGCTCCCCTTCCCAGCCTTTTCAAATTCACGCATatacctctctctctctatatgtatatatatatatatatattcctTCTTTCATTTATGTGTACCCGTCTACCAGCGTGTGCCCAGGTGTCGCCATGCGTCTGTTGCATTCTTTTCAGGCAGTTTTCGAACAACGTTTCTGATTCCGTCTCGTCTGCACCTACCGGTGTTTGCGGGAAAGTGCATGAGGTAGTGATACCACCAGTTCGGCAGAGTCCACTTGGGGTATCCGTGGTTTTCGGCGGCAGCGGCCTCAGTCGCGTCCGCTGGAGCGAGTTTTCCGTCCTTGATTTGTTCGCTGGTGACCGCATAGGTGAGCTCGGTGCGCAGGGCCTCAGAGGTGTAGTTTCTACTCCAGTCATCGACACCAAGAACGGTGAAAAAGGGCATCTTGAGCGCGCCGTTGGCGTCGCTGTACACATTCTCGAATTCGGATTGCCACCTGGTGTCGTTCAGGCTGGAAACTCCGCCGAGGAAGTTGGAGCCGGGCGATGCGATGAAGCTGATATGCTCGTTCGCAGCCACTTTCTTCAGCGTGTCTGCAACAGTCTTCTGGCCGTAGCTGCCGGAGCCCCAGTTGCCGAGACCGACGAACTTGAGCTGGGCGACAACGGCCGTGGGGGTGgcaaggaaaacggagaaaacgcagagagaaaaaacggagaaaaacgaagaaagtgCGCGGGATCGGCCGCTGTCGCCCGCAACGCGGGAAGAAGCCGCAGGGGCGGCCGCGACGGGGGCGCCTGCCATTTTGGAGTTGGCCGAGAGCAGGAAAACGGTTCCCGAAAATGTGGGCCCGAGGTGAGAGGCCGCAGAGACGGCgccagagaaaacggaaaaggaCTCTTGGAACTGGcgagaaaagtggaaagtatgcagacgcgcgcgcgcgcgagcTGGCTGCTGTACAGAGAGTGTAGCAGGTCTTCCACGTGAGAGAGCGCCCAGATGCGCAAATTCTACAACGCGCGCGGGACTGTCTTTCTCCAGCGATTTCTGTCTGCACCCGCTTTTCGCATAAAAAGAAGGCGCTGAGTGGGAGTCCCAAACTCGGCAGAAAATAAACAAAGTCGGCGAAATGCCGCTTCCGACGCGAAACAGAAAGGGACAAGAAATGCCAACCTCGAGAGCTAGAGACAGCGCCAGCCGACGGGCGAACGAAACAGAAATCGCGAGGACGCGCGCGTTTCGTCCACTTTTCCCGCAAGCGGCGCCTAACCGTCCAGGCTCTTCCCCCTGCGCGGAAGCCAGCGGGTTGTCTTGAacgccgcagagagagatggcATCGCCGCAAAGAAACTCGAAAAGCCGCGAAGCAAATGCGGCCGCGAAGAGATCGGAGCGAACcgcaaggaaacagaaaacggaaaagagGGAAGCGGCTCGCTAGGTTTTCAGGCCagctcgtttttttttcaggtgcAGAGCACGACCATGCGCAGTAGCCGACAGAGCTTCAACAGGGCGTCTGTTTCGAGGTCGTCTTTTTGTGGAAGCTGCCTGGATAGCCAACAAGCCTAGGGCGATATAAAGATACAAATTAAGGGACTTATAAAATGATTTGCCAGTCGATACTCTTTTGTAGCGTGGAGTACACACAGGTGGACGGATGCGAGGCCGCGGCGAATATCCGTAGAACCGTCAGGCTTTCTGTCGTTCCGTGCTGTAAATTCCTGGCTCGATTATGTCGCTAGAGTACAGGACCTGTTGCAACTTCTTTGCAAACTAGCATGtaggagagaggaacgagtacggaaacgagaagcagaaacccCACCTCCGGAAGAACGCCATTTGAACGGTGTGGCAAGTGCGGCGCAAGATAATTGCGTGCGCGACGTTTTCCGGTGTATATACACTGCAAATGCGTGAAAGAGCGTTTCCTGGTGCGTCAGTTCTTTGGTTCTACATGGCAACCAGGTGTCAGCCCTTTTTGCGCGAAGAGTTAAGTGTGTCGTTCAGGCACTGCGAATGCGGACGTGCACTCCCACAAGAGATGCTCAGTCTGAGTTTCCACAGATTTTCTGAAATCGAAATTACCACCCGATGTCTCTTTTACAGTTGCACACAGATTTCTTTGGTCTATCCAGATCGTTGGGGTCCAGACTCGGATCTTACTCGCGAAGTTTATTTCCTGACAACCGCAACGGTGAAACGGCTTTCAATGAACTGACTCGAACACTAATCGATATCGAATAACCTTAATGTCTCAATTTTAATGGTGAACTTAACTGGAGCCTAACGGATGCGCAGTACCCGTAATATCATCATTTCAGCCGGAGTGTGAATATATGGAGGTGCACTACATcggtgtgtgcgtgtgtgtggagTGACAACAGAGCGGTCCACAACGTAGCCgtgctgtgtgtgtgtcctCATTCTTCTTGCCCGATGCGAGTATGCGCCAAGATATGATATGCCAGGGGTCTTACTTCCACTTCCAAAACCACCAATTTAGCACTGAAGGGTTGAGCTATCGGGAAGTCGTCGGGCTGCGCTTCAATTGACGCGAGATGAAAAAGAGTGCGTCGTGGAACGCTGATATTTTTGCTCACTATCGCCCTCGAAgactgaaaagagaaacgcctgCGGTAACAAAACAAAAGTTTCCGTTGGCCTGTCGGGAACCCACAATATAGAAGGGTACAAAACAGTTGCCATTCTCCGTACAATGTCCGCATTAGGAGCATAATGACTTTGCTAGGCCTTAAGTCGGATGACAGGGCACGCGATCCAAAACACATACATGCGCTGACTCATCAAGCattgcttctcgctcttgtttCGCAGTTGCTTGTGGTATGGCACTACATATACTAATCGAGAAGATCATACCACACACCCAGAAAGTCATTCATCTACTGGCGGCCTCGTCCCCTTGTAGCAACTGGATGAACGCTTCTTACGCCTGGTATGCACGTGCTTACCAATGCTTTGCCTCTCGTCAGATGGGACCCTGTTTTTGCTTGGTGAATCTTTTACAGCAGAAGAGTCCGACTTTTGCTACGCAGGGGTTCCACATGTTCAAGGATTAAAAAAAGACCTCTGTCGATTTCGTTTTCTGAAGTGGGATGGCAAGAAGATTAGCATAATACTAGAGCTCATCTCTCCATTTTCAGCAATACATTTCAAATAAttccctctttcctctgttttctcaggAGTGCTGGACAAACGAGTGTCCAGATGCCTGATCTGGCGGATTGCATTTTGAAGAAAGACGTGACGCATGTTTAGACCTGACAGACTAACGCCTACTGTTGTCTGCGCCAACACGTTTCTCTTCTGGACTGATTGCGGGATAAACCCTTCACTTCTGTTAGCAGATCCTCATCTTCCGGTTTGAGTACTGAGGAGACGATTCCGCTTCGACGTGGGTCAAAGTACCACTTTCTGTCAAAATACACACATGCCCTCCACAATCTCTACGAAGTCTTAAAACGCGCTGTCTTTGTGTCGTTCATCGCATGCAGTACGCTATTTGATCACATCTcacacgcagagaagaagacgaagcccTGTAGACTGAGGATGGGGAAAGCATACACGATAACTCCTACTGGCACAGACTCTCCCCGTTGACCTCTCGTAGTGTCTGACAGCGCTGTGGTGCACGGGCGCAGTTTCGTTGGGATCCAAACGAACCCGTTAACACTTTGGAGATTCTATTCAGTATGAAATTCTCTTGCTTGTTTTTTCCCAGTCTTTCATATGCCCCAGGAAAAGCACAAGGACCACACCTATCGGTAGTTAGTTCTGTCAGACTGGTTTTACAAAATGTTCTCCAGAGGTCGAGCCCCAATAGTGCACGTGTCTGTCAAACTATCCCGATAACAACATGGTGGAGACGTCCGATGTGCGtacgcgtttttttctttccccgTTGTGTACTTCGAATAATCTCACAGATCTCGTAGTGATTCAAAACACTCTAATCACGTACTACTTGTCGAGTGCAACATCAGTCGGTCACTCAGTCAATAGGATCCAGGAGTTGCGGAAAAACATCCTTGTGCAGGTAATTCATGCAATTTATGTGATACAGTAAGACAGCCTGTGCGAAGTCGATGCAATGCAGTTGATGGTGAACCAGTTGCTGAGTGAACCTTTTAATTACGACGACATTTGTGTCGATACATTAGTTCTCGGCTTTTTTTTCACTCAAGACCACTGTTGGAAGCGAGTTCTCTCCGCATATCGCACAGGCCCTACTGACAGGAGGAACGAGTGCGTCGCATAGTTCGTTCTCGGATGCCTGTTGAAAGCAGAAACTTGATCACCATCCCCTGCTACTCATTTTTGGTACAGTTCTGAAAGTGGCAATCAAGCTGTAGGAGCATTGAGCTGGAGTCGTGCGCGCCGCAGGCCATTCACTAACCGGCGGTTGCTCGCTACTTGCGAGCCCACCAGTAATATCGTCCTCGTATATCACTCCTCGCTCTACAGAAGTGAAGGAGCGCCGTACTCTGAACCGCCACGGAGCTCTCGAAAAGGACAGAACTCCTATCGAAAGTTTCAGAATCTAGCGGGTCTTGGACTTCGTCCAGTTCTGTGGTCCGGAAGGGTGATATGCGGCTGCGTGTGGGTGGAGGCGGTTCTGGGTGTCTACCGCCGCTGAGCGTCCCCCGGAAGTTAGTTGAAAGTGTTTGTCTGGGCGTTTCTTGTCCTTTACGAGTCACTTGGCCTGGCAAAGTTCAGGAATTGCAGCTTCCCTGCACACAGCCCTTTGCCGTTCCCCAGCGAGCAACGCGATTGCGTGTATCTCAGGTGCACAAATATACCCGAGGAGCGCCGCGCGGCCGGGAGCACCGGAGCTTCGTCGCTCGTGTTTCTTTCCCTATTCGGAGGTGAATTTGCGCGCATTGAAGACCACGAAGCCTGCGACAGTCACGTGTGTCAGTGGGGAGTGTGTGTCGcgcgaaaacagagagaattTGCTGCGAGAAAGGCCAAGCTCGCAGGGGCGAAGAGCCGTGGTGTTCACTGACGAAGAGGCGCACAGCGCGGGGCGGCACCGCACTCGGTGCGCACAGCGTCACGCGAGAGTCGCACCgttcccttctttttctccgagAAAGGGATGAGAAGGCGCGCGAATTCCTCGGCCACTCTGCCTTGAGGCGTACGTGATTTCcgtgttctcttctctcccgtttccaGCGTGTCGGTCGACTTCTGATCCTGCCAGGTCTCTGCCGCAGACGCGTTTGCTTGCACCCCGCACTGAGAGCCTGTTCGTCCTGGGGGGCGTGTAGGTGGACGACGTATACGAGCTGAAGAGACGAGGTTACAAcggcgcagaagaaagcgcgTCCGCGgttgtttttctcgacttgcgaaggcttctttcttcaccaCAGACTCGCCTTcatttctccttccttcctgcGCGCCTCCGTCGGCTCAACGCAAGCAGCCACTGCTTCACCTTTTTTCTGCCCTTCTTGAGAGCGCGCCGCACAcacgcgttttttcttcgcgatCGGGGACGCGGTACA
Proteins encoded in this window:
- the GAP50 gene encoding acid phosphatase GAP50 (encoded by transcript TGME49_219320~Product name based on PMID:17538016;15123738.~Signal peptide predicted by SignalP 2.0 HMM (probability 0.990) with cleavage site probability 0.875 at residue 50~Predicted trans-membrane domain (TMHMM2.0):27-50:400-423) codes for the protein MAGAPVAAAPAASSRVAGDSGRSRALSSFFSVFSLCVFSVFLATPTAVVAQLKFVGLGNWGSGSYGQKTVADTLKKVAANEHISFIASPGSNFLGGVSSLNDTRWQSEFENVYSDANGALKMPFFTVLGVDDWSRNYTSEALRTELTYAVTSEQIKDGKLAPADATEAAAAENHGYPKWTLPNWWYHYLMHFPANTGGAFINSGHKDMSVGMIFIDTWVLSSSFPFSNVTSRAWADLEKTLELAPKILDYIIVVADRAVYSSGASKGDSMLQYYLQPLLKKANVDAYISGYDFSLEVISDDNISHVSCGAGSKAAGSPIVKHSGSLYYAGETGFCLFELTAEGLVTRLVSGTTGETLYTHKQPLKNRPERKSIDAFNFVSQLPEVRYYPVPEMGKMPGRDVFVRVVGTIGLCIATIFLSLSVANGLSRYMK